The Tautonia plasticadhaerens nucleotide sequence CGGCGCCGCTGGTCGAGCCCGAGGTGATCGCCGCGAACTACTGGATGATGGACAAGCGGATCGTCACGATCCCCTTCATCTGGTTCTCCACCGGCTTCGCCCTGGCCCTGTACGCCCTGTTCGTCCTCGCCTGCGATCGGCTGGGCCTGTCGATCGAGCTGTTCCGGCTGCTCGGGATGAACCCGCTGGCGGCCTACGTCATCCACCACGCCGTCGAGGGGACGGTGCACTCGGTCGTCCCCGGCGATTCCCCGCTCTGGTGGGCGCTGGCGGGCCTGCTGATCTTCTTCGCGATCACGGTGACGTTCGTCCGCTTCCTCGACCGGCAGAAGATCTACCTGAGGCTCTGAGCCGGGGCGGGCGGAGGCGCGACGGTGGCCGACGCATGACGAGAACTCCCGCCATCACGCATTCACTCTTCCCCGTCCAGCATCCGTCTCGGGGCTCGACGCCCTGTTGAACACCGGCTAAACTCCAAGGGAGGTCGGGGGGTCCTCCCGGGTCGCGGCCAGCACCCGGGCGGGGCCCTCGCCGAGGGATCCGGGGCGCGTCGCCTCGCGGCGTCGCGTCGAATCGAGCAGCCGATGTATGGGAGGCCCCCCGATGAGGATCGCCACCACCAGGGCCCGACGACCGGGCCGGTCGACGACCTCCGCCGCCGCGCTGCTGGCGATCGCGCTGGGCTCGGCCCCGATCGGGGCCGAGGGCGGATCGGACGCGGAGGGGCTGACGCTGTTCGAGTCGAAGATCCGGCCGGTGCTCATCGAGCAATGCTACTCCTGCCACTCGGTCGAGGAGGGCACGGCGAAGGGCGGCCTGCAGCTCGACACCCGGGACGCCCTGCTGCGGGGCGGCGACGGCGGCCCGGCCGTCGAGCCGGGGGACCCGGATCTGAGCCTCCTGATCGAGGCGATCCGCTATGATACACACGTGCAGATGCCCCCGTCCGGGAAGCTCGAGTCGGGGGTGATCGCCGCCTTCGAGGAGTGGGTCCGCATGGGCGCCCCCGACCCCCGGGTGCCCGTCGACGCCGAGGCCGCGGAGGTCGCCCCGATGGACGCCCCGGCGATCGACTGGGAGTCGGCGCGGTCCTCCTGGGCCTTCTCGACGCCGACCCGGCAGGAGCCGCCGGCCGTCTCGGATCCGACCTGGGTCCGTTCCCGGGTCGACGCCTTCGTCCTCGCGCGGCTCGACGCCGCCGGGCTCTCCCCGAACCCCGAGGCCGACCGCCGCGCCCTGGCCCGTCGGCTGTCGTTCGACCTCACCGGCTTGCCCCCCGAACCGGCCTCGGTCGAGGCGTTCGTGGTCGACGGCGGGCCGGATGCGGTGGGCCGGTTCGTCGACGGCCTGCTCGCCTCGCCTCACTTCGGCGAGCGCTGGGCGAGGGCGTGGCTCGACCTCTCGCGATATGCCGAGGACCAGGCGCACATCGTCGGCGACGACGCGTCGCTCTGCTATCCGAACGCCTACAGGTACCGGGACTGGGTCATCCGGGCGTTCAACGACGACTTGCCCTTCGACGCCTTCGTCCGGGAGCAGCTCGCCGCCGACCTGATCGACCCCGACGACGAGGAGGGCCTGGCCGCCCTGGGCTTCGTCGGCCTGGGGCCGAAGTACTATCGCCGGAACTCCCCCGAGGTGATGGCCGACGAGTGGGAGGACCGCGTCGACGTCGTCTCCCGGGGCCTGCTCGGGCTGACGGTCGCCTGCGCCCGCTGCCACGACCACAAGTTCGACCCGATCCCGACCGAGGACTACTACGCCCTGGCCGGCGTCTTCGCCAGCACCGTCATGTTCAACCGCCCGCTGGACGACGACGCCGAGACGAAGAAGTCCGGCGAGGCCGAGGAGCCCGAGGAGGCGATCCACATCCTCAAGGATGCGGAGCCGACCGACCTGAACATCTTCATCCGGGGGAACGTCGACCAGAAGGGCCCCGTCGCACGCCGCCACTTCCTGGCGGTGCTCTCCGACCGGGTCGACGAGCCCGTCCCGCTGGGGGACGATTCCTCCAGCGGCCGGCGGGACCTGGCCGAGGCGATCGCCGACCCGGAGAACCCGCTCACGGCCCGGGTCTTCGTCAACCGGGTCTGGGGGCAGCTCTTCGGCCGCCCGATCGTCGGCACCACCAGCAACTTCGGGGCGCTGGGCGAGCCGCCCACCCACCCGGAGCTGCTGGACGACCTGGCCGCCCGGTTCGTCTCCGAGGGGGGCTGGTCGCTCAAGTGGCTCGTCCGGGAGCTGGCGACCTCCGGCACCTATCGGCAGTCGACCGACATCACCGATGAGCACCGGTCGATCGACCCGGCCAACGCCCTGCTCGGCCGGATGAGCCGCAAGCGGCTGCCGGTCGAGGCCTGGCGGGACGCGGTGCTCGACGCCTCGGGCGCGTTGGACCGCACCGTCGGCGGGCCGTCCATCGACCCGAGCGACCCCGAGGCGGGGCGTCGGACGGTCTACAGCGCGGTCAGCCGCCTGGAGCTGCACCCGATGCTCGCCCGGTTCGACTTCCCCGACCCGAACACCCACAGCGACGGCCGGGCCCGGACGACGACGCCGCTCCAGAAGCTGTTCGTGCTGAACAGCCCGTTCGTCACCCGGCACGCCGAGCGCCTGGCCGACCGCCTCGCCCGGGAGGCCGGCGACGACCCGTCTTCCCGGATCGAGCTGGCCCATCGCCTCCTGTTCTCCCGGCCCCCTTCGTCCACGGAGGAGGCCCTGGCGCTGGACTTCCTCGACGCCGACGCCGGCGATCCCTCCCGGGCCTGGGCCACCTACGCCCAGGCGCTGATCGCCTCGAACGAATTCCTGATCATCGACTGATCCGATCCCAGGTCGATCCTCGCGTTTCCCCGCCCGCCCCGCCGCCGAGACGAGGAGCCCACCATGACCCTCGACCGCCGAGACGACCCCCGCCCCCTGACCCGCCGCCAGCTCCTCGGCCGCGCCGGTTCGGGCTTCGGCATGCTCGGCCTCGCCGGGGCCATGGAGGCCGGCGGCCTGCTGGCCGCCCCCGCCCGGGGGGCGACCACCGGCCTCGACGGACTGCACCACCCGGCGAAGGCCAAGCGGGTGATCTTCCTGTTCATGAACGGCGCCCCGTCGCACGTGGACACCTTCGATCCCAAGCCCGCGCTGGCGGCCCACGCCGGGGCGGAGCCGTCGGCGAAGGAATTCGCCGTCAGGACCAAGGGCGGCACGTTCATGCCCTCCCCCTTCCGCTTCCGCCCCCGGGGCGAGAGCGGCGTGGTGATGAGCGAGCTGTTCCCGAACCTGGCCCGGCACGCGGACGACCTCTGCGTCCTGCGCGGCATGCACACCGACACGCCGAACCACGAGCCGGGCCTGCTGATGATGCACTCCGGCAACCAGCAGCCGATCCGGCCGAGCCTCGGCTCCTGGGTCAGCTACGGGCTCGGCTCGGAGAACGCGAACCTGCCGCCGTTCGTCGTGCTCTGCCCGGGGCTGCCGGTGGTCGGGCCGCAGCTGTGGTCGAGCGGCTTCCTGCCGGGCGAGCACCAGGGCATGTCGGTCAACACGACCGACCTCGACGTGCACACGATGATCGCCCACCTGAAGCACGCGAAGCTCGACCGCCCCGAGCAGCGTCGGCAGCTCGACCTGATCCAGCAGATCAACGACCTGCACCGCCGTCAGCGCCCGCACGAGGCCGCGCTCGACGCCCAGATCTCCGCCCTCGAACTCGCCTTCCAGATGCAGTCCGAGGCGGGCGAGACGTTCGACCTCGGCCGCGAGCCCGACCGCCTGCGGGACGCCTACGGCCGGACCACCTTCGGCCAGAGCTGCTTGCTGGCCCGGCGGCTGGTCGAGCGCGGCGTGCGGATCGTCCAGGTCTACTACGTCGACGGCCGGAACAAGCAGCCCTGGGACACCCACACCGCCAACGACGAGGGCCACCGCCGGCTGTGCGACGACGCCGACAAGGCCACCGCCGCGTTGCTGGCCGACCTGAAGGGTCGCGGGCTGCTGGAAGACACCCTGGTCGTCTGGGGGGGCGAGTTCGGCCGGACGCCCTATTCCGAGCCGGCCAAGAAGGGGGAGCCGGGCCGGGACCACCACAACACCGGCTTCTCGATGTTCCTCGCCGGCGGCGGCGTGAAGGCGGGCCACACCCACGGCGCCACCGACGAGTTCGGCATGAACGCGATCGAGGGCCGGGTCCACGTCCACGACCTGCACGCCACGATGCTCCACCTGCTGGGCGTCGACCACGAGAAGCTCACCTACCGCTACTCCGGCCGGGACTTCCGCCTGACCGACGTGCACGGCACGGTGGTCCGGGACATCCTGGCCTGAGCCGGCCGGGGCATCCGACACGTCCCCGCTCCGACTCCCTCTCCCCGCGAGCGGGGAGAGGGCCCGGGTGAGGGGCCTTCGAGGAATCGCAAGGCCCTGCGCGTCGACCAAGCCCCCTCACCCGGGCTTCGCCCACCCTCTCCCCGCAAGCGGGGGCGAGGATCGGAGGGTCACCGGATGCGCCATTCGGGTCAATCGTCCTCCCGGAACGCCCCGTCGCCGTGGCGGACGGAGACGCCGACCGGGTCCTTGAAGGTGAGGGTGCGGTAGGGGAACGGGATCTCGATGCCCGCGTCGTCCAGCGCCCGCTTCACGGCGGCGACGACCTCGTCCCGGGACCGGCGGATGTCCAGCGGCCGCGAGCCGGTCCACCAGGTGACCTCGAAGTCGATGCTGCTGGCGCCGAAGCCCTGGGCGAAGATCTCCACGTCCTTGCGGGTCGAGACGGTCGGCAGGCCCTCGACGGCGGACCGGATGACCTCCCGGGAGCGGTCGACGTCCTCGCCGTAGGCGACGCCGCAGACGATGGTGGTGCGCCTCAGGTCCAGGTCGGTGCGGACGGTCACCGGGTTCATGAACAGGGCGGCGTTGGGGATGACCACCCGCTGGCCGTCGGTCTGGCGGATGTGGGTGTCGCGGATGGTGATCTCCTCGACGAAGCCCTCCAGCCCCTGGCACTCGATGCAGTCGCCGAGCTGGAAGGGCTCCCGGAGCAGGATCAGCATCCCGGCGATGAAGTTCTCGAAGATGTCCTTGAAGGCGAAGCCGACGGCGATGGAGCCCAGGCCCAGCGCCGTCAGGGCCTTGGCGGGCGTGACGGTGGGGAAGATGATGACTGCGGCCGTCAGCAGCCCGGCCACCCAGATCAGGATGGTGGCGAGCTGGCGGAACAGCTCGCCGAGCGACTTGCGGATCCGGGTCCGGCCGAAGACGTTCTTCAGGCCGCGATCGGCCCCGGCGGCCGCCAGCCAGGTGACCGCGAGGAAGGCCAGGCCGATGGCCAGCTGCGGGAGGAGCGAGAGGAAGTCCCCCGCCAGGTCGCGGAGGCTCCTCAGGACGATCTGATTCGGTTCCATCGGGCGGTCCCCTGGCGATCGGCACGGTCATCGGGCGAGGGGCGCCCGACCGGGGTCCTTCCCCGCCCTCGGGCTGGGCAAATCGGGGGCCGCCCGGCGTCGGCACGGCGATCGCTGGGCTTCCCGGCCCCGATCCCGGACGACCGGGTACGGTCGGGGCGGCTTCCCGGGCGAAGGGCGAGGCGGAGGGGCGGATGCAGACCGAGGTGATGGTCCAGCTGGCGGCGATCGTCGTGCTGGGGATCGGGGCGCAGTGGGTGGCCTGGAGGCTGAACCTGCCGGCGATCCTGCTGCTGTTGATCGCCGGGCTGGCGGCCGGGCCGGGGGCGGAGTGGCTGGGCCCGGGACGGCTGGTCGACCCGAACGCCCTGCTCGGCGACACGCTGCCGCCGCTCATCTCCCTCTCGGTGGCGGTCATCCTGTTCGAGGGGGGGCTGAGCCTCCGGCTGGCCGACCTGCGGACCTCGATGGCGGTGATCCGCAACCTCGTGACCGTGGGGGCGGGGGTGACCTGGGCGATCGGCGCGGTGGCGGCGAAGCTCCTGGTCGGGGTGCCCTGGCCGCTGGCGATCCTGCTCGGGGCGATCCTGGTGGTGACGGGGCCGACGGTGATCGGCCCGCTGCTGAGGCACGTCCGGCCGTCGGGGGGGGTGGGGCCGATCCTGATGTGGGAGGGGATCGTCATCGACCCGATCGGGGCGGTGCTGGCGGTGCTCGTCTTCGAGTTCATCGGCTCGGCCGACGGCGCGGGGGCGGGGCTCTCGGTGGTGATCGCCGGGGCCCTGAGGACGCTCGTCGTCGGCCTGGCGGTGGGCGTCTCGGGGGCGGCGGCGATGATCTGGGTGCTCGGGCGGTACTGGGTGCCGGACTACCTGCACAACCCGGTGGCCCTGATGGTGGTGGTGGCCTCGTTCACGCTCTCGGGGGTGCTCCAGGAGGAGTCCGGCCTGCTGACGGTCACGGTGATGGGCCTGGTGCTGGCGAATCAGCGGTCGGTGTCGATCCGGCACATCGCCGAGTTCAAGGAGAGCCTGACGGTCCTGCTCGTCTCGGTCCTGTTCGTGGTGCTGGCGGCCCGGCTCTCCCCCGGGCAGATCGCGGCGGCCGGGCCGGGCAGCGTGCTGTTCACCCTGGCCCTGATCCTGCTGGCCCGGCCGCTGGCGGTGCTGGCGTCGACCGCCGGCCAGGGCCTGGGGTGGCCGGAGCGGATCTTCCTGATGGGGATGGCGCCCCGGGGGATCGTGGCGGCGGCGGTGGCCTCGGTCTTCGCGATCCGCCTGAGGGGGGAGGGGATCGCGGGGGCCGATCGGCTGGTGCCGGCGGCCTTCACGGCGATCATCGGCACGGTGATCGTCTACGGCCTGGCCTCCGGGCCGTTGGCCCGCAGGCTGGGGCTGACCGGCGGCCGGCTCGGCTACCTGATCGCCGGGGCCAACCCGATCGGCCTGGCCATCGCCCGGGCCCTCCGGGCCGAGGAGATCCCGGTGATGCTGGTCGACACCCGGACCGACCGCCTCGATTCGGCCGACCACGACGGCATCCCGACGCTGCACGCCAGCATCCTCTCCCCCTTCGTCCGGGAGCGGATCGACGCCGGCCGGATCGGCCGGCTGCTGTCCCTCACGCCCAACGAGGAGGTCAACAGCCTGGCCGCCCTGCACTTCACCAGCCTCTTCGGCCGCGAGAGCGTCTTCCAACTCACCCCCGAGCCCCACGGCGCCGCCCGCAACCCGGCCAACGGCGACGCCGGCCCCGAGCCCGACGTGGCCTCCAGCCTCTCGGCCCAGATCGACGCCGTCGACGCGCACGAGGCCGGCCGCTCCGTCGCCCTGGAGCTGCACGGCCGCGTCCTGTTCGGCCCCGGCATGACCTACAAGCACCTCGATTCGATGCTCTATTCCGGGTCCACCGTCGAGCGCCTCCCCCTGGAGGACGGCGACGACCCCGCCGGGGCCTTCCGCGCCCGGTTCGGCCCCGAGGCCGTGCCGCTGCTGATCTCCAAGGAGGGGGGCGACGTCGTCCCCGTCACCGCCTCCCCCGTGGCCGACGCCCGCATCCCCCGGGCCGTGATCGGCCTCGCCCCGCCCCCCCGGCGGGACGGCTGACCCGGCCGCCGGTCACCGCAGGGGCCGGGTCCGGCGGCCGACGACCGTGTACATGCGGGTCGGCTTGCCCTGGAAGATCTGGAAGCTGTCGGTCACGGACTGGTCCTCGAAGCCGAGCACGCCGAGGAACTGGCCGATCGCCTCGGGCGGGAGGCTCCACCAGGCGAAGGCGCCGGCGGGGTCCTCGCAGACCGGGTTCGGCAGCAGGTAGACGGCCCCCGGGATCGGCGACCGGGCGTGGCGGGGCACGGCGGAGCCGAGCCCGGCCCCCTCGGGCTGCTCGGGGTGGACGTCGGCGACGATCATCGTCTCCCGGGTCAGCCGGGCGGCGTTGGCGAGGGCGCCGAAGGGGTCTCGGAGGTGGAGCAAGATCGCGCAGGCGGTCGACACGTCGACCGGCCCGATCTCGGCGGGGATGTGGTGCGCCGTGCCGTGGACGAGCCTCGCCCGGAGGTTGAACAGGCGGTGGACGAGCCACCAGGCGTTGTTCAGGCGTCGGATGTGCTCCCGGCTGGAGGCGATCAGCGCGTCGACGTCGAACTTGGCGAAGGGGACCATGTCCCAGGAGTGCTCCGGCGAGAGGTCGAAGCCGACCACCTCGGCCCCCTGCTCGTCCATGAACCGGCAGAGCGCCCCGCTGGCCGTGCCCAGCTCCAGCACCCGACGCCCCCGCAGGGGCTCGCCCCCGAGGTAGGCGTGCTCGCGGCCCCGGAGGTCCCACTCGCCGCCGACGACGCCGAAGCCGGGCAGGTCCATGACGTGGTAGAAATGGCAGTCGCCGACGTCCTCGACCTGCCTCGGCGCCTCGTAGATGCCGCCGTCGTCCATGCGATCCCTCCGATCCCTCTCGCGTCGACCCCGCCCCCCGGGCCGGATCCGGAGGGCCGATCTGTAGTCGACCCCGGCAATTGCGTCAAGGACAACCGGCCGCCGCCCTCGGATCCGCCCGGACATCCGAGCGAGTTCGGCGCGGCGTTTGCTCAAGGAATTCGCCACACGCCTCGCATCCTTCGCGTCCAGACCCGATGACGCGGGGCATCCACCGGATCGCGAAACTCGACGTTCGAACCACGGAGTCACCCCATGCTGTTGAAGAAGTTCGCCTCGCTGATGATGATCTTCGGCCTCGGCCTGTTCGCCGCCGCCGGCTGCTCCGAGGAGCAGCAGCTGGAGAACGCGCAGGACGAGCTCCAGGAGGAGCAGGCCGAGACCGCCGAGACCGCCATCGACGCCCAGGAGGACGGCATCGTCACCTCCGACGAGGCCGGCGAGATCACCGAGGAGCAGGGCGAGACTTACGAGCAGGCCGGCGAGGTCGCGGCCGAGGCCGGCGACGTGATCGAGGAAGACACCGACAACTGATCGATCGGTCGCGCGACGCCCACCCGCCTTGCGACCCCCCGGCGCCCCGGGAGGCCCGGACTCCCCCGATGGGGGGGCCCGCCCTCCCGGGGCGTCGTTCGTTCCGGGGGCGGGGCCTCGGGGTCACTCCGATTCGCCGAGGACGATCAGGCAGCGGAGCACCTCGGCGACGCTCCAGGCCTGGGCGATGCAGCCCCGGGGGTGGAAGGGGGGCTCGGCGTCGAAGACCTCGGCGATGGAGCCGACGCAGAAGTCGTCGAGGTGGGCGATCAGGCCGTCGAGGCAGGCCCGGGCGCCGGCTCGGTCCTCGGGGCGGACCTTGAGCCAGGCGTCGAGGAACGGGCCGATCAGCCAGGCCCAGACGGTCCCCTGGTGGTAGGCGGCGTCCCGGGCCCGGCGGTCGCCGAAGTACTTCGGCTTGTAGTCGGGGTGGCCGGGGGCCAGCGACCGGAGGCCGACGGGCGTCAGCAGGCGGTCCCGGACGGCCTGGAAGACCGGGAGCCACCGCGACTCGTCGAGGACCGGGTTCGGCAGGCTGACGGCGAAGATCTGGTTCGGCCGGCAGGCGGGGTCGTCGGCGCCGTCCTCGCCGTCGACGACGTCGTAGAGGAATCCGCCCTCGTCGTACCAGAAGCGATCATTGAAGGACACCCGGCAGCGACCGGCGTGCTCGGCGTAGGGGGCGGCCTCGGCGTCGCCGTGCAGGTCCCGGACCCAGCCCTCCAGGTTCTTCAGGGCGTTGTACCAGAGCGCGTTCAGCTCGACCGCCTTGCCCCGGCGGGGGGTGACGACCCAGTCGCCGACCTTGGCGTCCATCCAGGTGAGCTGATATCCCTCCTCCCCCTGGGTGAGGAGGCCGTCCGCCGGGTCGATCCGGATGCCGTGCCGGGTGCCCTCCAGGTGGCGTTCGACGACCTCCCGGAGCCTGGGGACGAGGGACTCCAGGGTCCGGCGGTCGTTGGTGACGCGGAAGTAGCGGTCGATGGCGTGGAAGAACCAGAGGGTGGCGTCGGCGGTGTGATAGAGGCCGTGGCTGTCGCCTTCGGGATAGAGGTTGGGGATCAGGCCGTCGCGGATGGCGTGGGCGAAGGTGCGGAGGATGTCCCGGGCCTCGGCCTCCCGGCCGGTGCAGAGGGTGAGGCCGTCGAGGGAGATCATCGTGTCCCGGCCCCAGTCGGTGAACCAGTGATAGCCGGCGATGACGGTCTTCAGCTCGTCCCCTGCGGCGTGGGCGCGGGCGGCGTCCTCCACCCGGCCGGCGGGGGTGATGAGGAACTGGTCGGCGGCCAGCACCAGCTCGGCGGCCGGGCCGGATCGGGCGAGCGGGTGGGAGCGGTCGATGAGCCGGGTGCGTCGGGTGAACTCGGCCTCGGCGGCTTCCTCGGGGGAGAGGGCCTCGACGGCCGACCAGGGCTCGGTCGAGGCGATCAGCGTCACGTCCTCCCCCTCGGCCAGATCCGCCCGGAAGTAGCCGGGGCTCCAGAAGTCGCCGGTGGCGGGATAGCCCCGGTTGTCCTCGATCCGGTAGTACACCTCGTCGACCCGGGCCCGCTCCATCGTGTAGGCCGACCTCGGGCCGACCAGGGTCAGCCGGAGCGGCGGCAGGCCGCCGGACTTGCTCAGCTCGTAGCGGTCGGCGGCGGCCGTCAGGCTGTACTCGCCGGGGAGTTCCCGGTCGACCTCGGCGTCGTGGGAGCGGAAGTGGACCGAGGGGCGCAGC carries:
- a CDS encoding PSD1 and planctomycete cytochrome C domain-containing protein; translation: MRIATTRARRPGRSTTSAAALLAIALGSAPIGAEGGSDAEGLTLFESKIRPVLIEQCYSCHSVEEGTAKGGLQLDTRDALLRGGDGGPAVEPGDPDLSLLIEAIRYDTHVQMPPSGKLESGVIAAFEEWVRMGAPDPRVPVDAEAAEVAPMDAPAIDWESARSSWAFSTPTRQEPPAVSDPTWVRSRVDAFVLARLDAAGLSPNPEADRRALARRLSFDLTGLPPEPASVEAFVVDGGPDAVGRFVDGLLASPHFGERWARAWLDLSRYAEDQAHIVGDDASLCYPNAYRYRDWVIRAFNDDLPFDAFVREQLAADLIDPDDEEGLAALGFVGLGPKYYRRNSPEVMADEWEDRVDVVSRGLLGLTVACARCHDHKFDPIPTEDYYALAGVFASTVMFNRPLDDDAETKKSGEAEEPEEAIHILKDAEPTDLNIFIRGNVDQKGPVARRHFLAVLSDRVDEPVPLGDDSSSGRRDLAEAIADPENPLTARVFVNRVWGQLFGRPIVGTTSNFGALGEPPTHPELLDDLAARFVSEGGWSLKWLVRELATSGTYRQSTDITDEHRSIDPANALLGRMSRKRLPVEAWRDAVLDASGALDRTVGGPSIDPSDPEAGRRTVYSAVSRLELHPMLARFDFPDPNTHSDGRARTTTPLQKLFVLNSPFVTRHAERLADRLAREAGDDPSSRIELAHRLLFSRPPSSTEEALALDFLDADAGDPSRAWATYAQALIASNEFLIID
- a CDS encoding DUF1501 domain-containing protein; the encoded protein is MTLDRRDDPRPLTRRQLLGRAGSGFGMLGLAGAMEAGGLLAAPARGATTGLDGLHHPAKAKRVIFLFMNGAPSHVDTFDPKPALAAHAGAEPSAKEFAVRTKGGTFMPSPFRFRPRGESGVVMSELFPNLARHADDLCVLRGMHTDTPNHEPGLLMMHSGNQQPIRPSLGSWVSYGLGSENANLPPFVVLCPGLPVVGPQLWSSGFLPGEHQGMSVNTTDLDVHTMIAHLKHAKLDRPEQRRQLDLIQQINDLHRRQRPHEAALDAQISALELAFQMQSEAGETFDLGREPDRLRDAYGRTTFGQSCLLARRLVERGVRIVQVYYVDGRNKQPWDTHTANDEGHRRLCDDADKATAALLADLKGRGLLEDTLVVWGGEFGRTPYSEPAKKGEPGRDHHNTGFSMFLAGGGVKAGHTHGATDEFGMNAIEGRVHVHDLHATMLHLLGVDHEKLTYRYSGRDFRLTDVHGTVVRDILA
- a CDS encoding mechanosensitive ion channel family protein, translating into MEPNQIVLRSLRDLAGDFLSLLPQLAIGLAFLAVTWLAAAGADRGLKNVFGRTRIRKSLGELFRQLATILIWVAGLLTAAVIIFPTVTPAKALTALGLGSIAVGFAFKDIFENFIAGMLILLREPFQLGDCIECQGLEGFVEEITIRDTHIRQTDGQRVVIPNAALFMNPVTVRTDLDLRRTTIVCGVAYGEDVDRSREVIRSAVEGLPTVSTRKDVEIFAQGFGASSIDFEVTWWTGSRPLDIRRSRDEVVAAVKRALDDAGIEIPFPYRTLTFKDPVGVSVRHGDGAFREDD
- a CDS encoding cation:proton antiporter; its protein translation is MQTEVMVQLAAIVVLGIGAQWVAWRLNLPAILLLLIAGLAAGPGAEWLGPGRLVDPNALLGDTLPPLISLSVAVILFEGGLSLRLADLRTSMAVIRNLVTVGAGVTWAIGAVAAKLLVGVPWPLAILLGAILVVTGPTVIGPLLRHVRPSGGVGPILMWEGIVIDPIGAVLAVLVFEFIGSADGAGAGLSVVIAGALRTLVVGLAVGVSGAAAMIWVLGRYWVPDYLHNPVALMVVVASFTLSGVLQEESGLLTVTVMGLVLANQRSVSIRHIAEFKESLTVLLVSVLFVVLAARLSPGQIAAAGPGSVLFTLALILLARPLAVLASTAGQGLGWPERIFLMGMAPRGIVAAAVASVFAIRLRGEGIAGADRLVPAAFTAIIGTVIVYGLASGPLARRLGLTGGRLGYLIAGANPIGLAIARALRAEEIPVMLVDTRTDRLDSADHDGIPTLHASILSPFVRERIDAGRIGRLLSLTPNEEVNSLAALHFTSLFGRESVFQLTPEPHGAARNPANGDAGPEPDVASSLSAQIDAVDAHEAGRSVALELHGRVLFGPGMTYKHLDSMLYSGSTVERLPLEDGDDPAGAFRARFGPEAVPLLISKEGGDVVPVTASPVADARIPRAVIGLAPPPRRDG
- a CDS encoding class I SAM-dependent methyltransferase, with the translated sequence MDDGGIYEAPRQVEDVGDCHFYHVMDLPGFGVVGGEWDLRGREHAYLGGEPLRGRRVLELGTASGALCRFMDEQGAEVVGFDLSPEHSWDMVPFAKFDVDALIASSREHIRRLNNAWWLVHRLFNLRARLVHGTAHHIPAEIGPVDVSTACAILLHLRDPFGALANAARLTRETMIVADVHPEQPEGAGLGSAVPRHARSPIPGAVYLLPNPVCEDPAGAFAWWSLPPEAIGQFLGVLGFEDQSVTDSFQIFQGKPTRMYTVVGRRTRPLR
- a CDS encoding amylo-alpha-1,6-glucosidase, producing the protein MPSESKTDTIRTLAWRRDEDDPRRLLDREWLVTNGLGGYASGTLSGAHTRRYHGLLIAALAGSFGRTLMLGHLSDRLRLPDGSVVGLGGEERARGDALDLHGAAHLAEFRLNHGLPVWRYEFPTGHVVEKRLLMPHLQNTTHLTYRLVSGAGPLRLKLRPSVHFRSHDAEVDRELPGEYSLTAAADRYELSKSGGLPPLRLTLVGPRSAYTMERARVDEVYYRIEDNRGYPATGDFWSPGYFRADLAEGEDVTLIASTEPWSAVEALSPEEAAEAEFTRRTRLIDRSHPLARSGPAAELVLAADQFLITPAGRVEDAARAHAAGDELKTVIAGYHWFTDWGRDTMISLDGLTLCTGREAEARDILRTFAHAIRDGLIPNLYPEGDSHGLYHTADATLWFFHAIDRYFRVTNDRRTLESLVPRLREVVERHLEGTRHGIRIDPADGLLTQGEEGYQLTWMDAKVGDWVVTPRRGKAVELNALWYNALKNLEGWVRDLHGDAEAAPYAEHAGRCRVSFNDRFWYDEGGFLYDVVDGEDGADDPACRPNQIFAVSLPNPVLDESRWLPVFQAVRDRLLTPVGLRSLAPGHPDYKPKYFGDRRARDAAYHQGTVWAWLIGPFLDAWLKVRPEDRAGARACLDGLIAHLDDFCVGSIAEVFDAEPPFHPRGCIAQAWSVAEVLRCLIVLGESE